CGATCAGCGAGAACGGGCAGTGCCTGGTCTTTGTCAGTTCACGGAAGAACGCGGAGGCGTTCGCGAAAAGGGCTGCCGCCGGTCTCAAGCTGGAGAGCCCCGTCCTCACCGGATACGCGGAGAGTATCCGGTCGAAGGCGGATACCGATACCGAAAAGACGCTCGCCGCCTGCGTGGCGCACGGTGCGGCGTTCCACCATGCCGGCCTCAAGAAGGAAGAGCGCCGGATCGTCGAACAGGGATTCCGGGAAGGCGCGATTAAGGTCATCTCCTCGACGCCGACGCTTGCGGCGGGTCTGAATCTCCCCGCCCGGCGGGTGATCATCCGCGACTACCTCCGCTTCAACTCCGGCGAAGGGATGGTTCCGATCCCGGTGCGCGAGTACCGGCAGATGGCCGGGCGTGCCGGGCGGCCACACCTCGATCCCTACGGCGAGTCGGTGCTGATCGCGAAGGGCGAGGAGATGATTGACGAACTCTTCGACTGCTATATCGAAGCGCCCGCCGAGGATGTCCGGAGCCAGTGCGCGAACGAAGCGGTCATCTGCTCCCATATTCTCTCACTGATAGCGACCGGGTTTGCGCGGGAGCACGACGAGCTGACGGCGTTCATGGAGAAGACGTTCTACGCCGCCTCGAGCGAGAGCCCGGCCATCCTGAAGCGGGCGGTGCACCGGGTGCTCGAGTTCCTCCGGGAGAGCGAGATGATCCTCGAGGTCGGGGAGTGGATTGAGCCGACCGAGTACGGGTCGCTTGTCTCCCGGCTCTACCTGAATCCCTGGAGCGCCGAGCGGATCGCAACGACGCTGCCGCGGGTGGATGGGTACAGCGATATCGGCCTTCTGCAGCTCCTCTGCACGACGCCCGATATGCCGACCCTGTACGTCCGGAAAAACGACGCCTACTACCTCGATAAATTCATCGCGGAGCACGGCGAGGAGCTCTGGACCGAGATCCCCTGGCATGCCGACGAGGGATTCGAACGGAGCCTGAAGACGGCGCTCCTCCTGAACGACTGGGCAAACGAGCTCGGGGAGGAGATGATCTGCGAACGTTACGGTGTCGGACCCGGGGATGTCTACGCAATGGTGGAGAGTGTGAACTGGCTCATTCACGCAAGCCGGCAGCTCGCCGGGATGTTCGCACCGGAGCTTGCAAAATCCATCGAGGAGATGGAACTCCGGATGAAACACGGGATCAGGCCTGAACTCCTTCCGATTGTCAGGCTCCGCGGGATTGGCCGTGTCCGTGCCCGCAGACTCTTTAACAACGGATTTACGAGCCTCGACGCCATCAGGAGCGCCGGACCGGAGAAACTCGGCAGGATACTCGGCCAGGGGATCGCGGCGCAGATCTTCGAACAGCTGGAGGGGAAACGGGACGCTATCGGCGAAGAACCGGCTGATCAGCAATCCACCCTCTTCCATTTCGGGTGAACATTCATGGATAGGATTACGTGTGAAATACACCGGGCCACCGCCCGGATAGACGATAAAATTGCATTTCTACACCGGGTGCGAGCGATCGCGGATACTTACGAGACCCATATCATCCTCTTTGATGCCGATCTGATGGCAGGAGAGAAGCACGTCAGGACGGCGCTCGAGCATGCATACCGATCCTACGCTGCCGGGACGCCGATCGCAAACTCACTCGAGATGGAAGTGCTGCTCTATGCAGCAGGGACACGCCAGTGCCTGGTCGCGACGAACTTCGGGATACACCAGGGTGAGAACCGGCTCTACACCTGCATCTGCCCCCCTGCAGCGGGAGCCCGCAAGGAACTTGCCGCCGTCATGACGTTTGTAGAAGAGGAGTTCGGGGGGATCGATGAGGCGAAGGCGGAGCGCCTGATGGAGGCCTTCGGGATCACCCGGGACGAACTCGAAGCAGTCGGGGAAGATCGAATTGCCGAGCTCGTTCTCGAGCGGGTCGCACTCCTCGATGTCTACCGGTGAACCCTTCACCGGGATGCGTGCGTCAGGATATGCCGGATCTCGGGGATGATGATCTCGCGAGTCGCAAGGGTAACGGCCTTTGAAGATCCAGGGATGCAGAAAACGGCACGGCCACCGATAACACCTGCCACCGCCCGGGAGAGAATCGCGGCAGAACCGATCTCCGCGTAGCTCTTCATCCGGAAGAGTTCCCCGAACCCGTCCATTTTTTTGTCGAGCAGGGGTAAGACAGCCTCGATTGAGACATCGTCGCTGGTGAGCCCGGTTCCTCCGGTGATGACGATGCATGATGCCTTCGAAAGAGCCAGGTAGACCTCCCGGCGGATAGAGGGCATAT
This sequence is a window from Methanoculleus taiwanensis. Protein-coding genes within it:
- a CDS encoding MogA/MoaB family molybdenum cofactor biosynthesis protein codes for the protein MDSNHHKPVHVTAAVITVSSSRTEESDVSGRTIMEIFEESSIVITHYAIVPDDMPSIRREVYLALSKASCIVITGGTGLTSDDVSIEAVLPLLDKKMDGFGELFRMKSYAEIGSAAILSRAVAGVIGGRAVFCIPGSSKAVTLATREIIIPEIRHILTHASR
- a CDS encoding ATP-dependent DNA helicase, translated to MQIADLPIAPALAACYAEKGIRALYPPQADCVEKGLFEGNNLLIAIPTASGKTLVAEMAMHHHIGRGGKCLYIVPLRALANEKYDDFSGKGVRVGIATGDFDRRDDYLGRNDIIVATSEKVDSLLRNKTNWLSEVSLLVLDEVHLIDSPDRGATLEMVITKLRHKNPAMQIIALSATIGNPESLAGWLDAELIESEWRPVDLREGVYYHGCIHFPDNDRPVERRTKHEDLDLCLDTISENGQCLVFVSSRKNAEAFAKRAAAGLKLESPVLTGYAESIRSKADTDTEKTLAACVAHGAAFHHAGLKKEERRIVEQGFREGAIKVISSTPTLAAGLNLPARRVIIRDYLRFNSGEGMVPIPVREYRQMAGRAGRPHLDPYGESVLIAKGEEMIDELFDCYIEAPAEDVRSQCANEAVICSHILSLIATGFAREHDELTAFMEKTFYAASSESPAILKRAVHRVLEFLRESEMILEVGEWIEPTEYGSLVSRLYLNPWSAERIATTLPRVDGYSDIGLLQLLCTTPDMPTLYVRKNDAYYLDKFIAEHGEELWTEIPWHADEGFERSLKTALLLNDWANELGEEMICERYGVGPGDVYAMVESVNWLIHASRQLAGMFAPELAKSIEEMELRMKHGIRPELLPIVRLRGIGRVRARRLFNNGFTSLDAIRSAGPEKLGRILGQGIAAQIFEQLEGKRDAIGEEPADQQSTLFHFG
- the cgi121 gene encoding KEOPS complex subunit Cgi121: MDRITCEIHRATARIDDKIAFLHRVRAIADTYETHIILFDADLMAGEKHVRTALEHAYRSYAAGTPIANSLEMEVLLYAAGTRQCLVATNFGIHQGENRLYTCICPPAAGARKELAAVMTFVEEEFGGIDEAKAERLMEAFGITRDELEAVGEDRIAELVLERVALLDVYR